The genomic DNA GCAAGAAAACACATTCTGGTAGTTTCATAATGTCTTGATTAATGATCAACCTGAATATCTCAAAAGATCATCACTTCAGTTTGATTCATAAATTGGACAGGGGAATAATCTATGAAATGTAAACTCTGTCAGAGATACCcacctctttttctctttgcagATGACCACAGGCACCCTGGCATGAAAATCAGCTTCCATGTCAACAAAAATAGCTGAGGACACAACAAGACGTGTTCAGTTTTAAACTTCCATGACCGTCTAGCACATGACTTGACTTTCCTACGGTGGAATTGTTTTGACATGGACGCATTGTGCAGTTAACTGAATAAGAGGTGACTCACGGCTCACAGAGAGGCTCTCCTTGACCAACAACAAGACATCTGGCTGATGCATCTGTGAATGCATTTCAAAGTCTTTATACAAcattaatacaatataaaaagaaCATGTGAATGTGGCATGTCTTAAAAACAACATCCAAAAAGAAGTCAACTTTAAAGAttataatataacaaataaatggaAATAACTGTCCCTTTCTCTATTTAGATCTAACACAATAAGAATTATCCTGAATCTCAACAGTCTTATGAAATTAAACTGCATTCTGTAAATAAAAAgctgtttatgttttatttttttgagagGTGTGGGagtgtttttgaaaaatgtgagAAACCCACcgtgttaaattaaaaaaaacattcacactATCAAACTCACATGAGGTGGATACTGAATGTCAATGTTGACATCAGAATCTTTAAATCCAAACTTAGTGCAAGATGATCCATATAGCCTGAGCCTGATCTCTAcagatgagagaaagagaaggaataatGTTATTCACATAGACACATAATAATGAACTGATGTGAAGTACAACATTCTGTTTGCTACACATCAATGTCACGATCAGGATGAATTCAGGTCATGTCTCTGTCACCATACAAATATTTCGTCCCTAGGCGGCTTACCAGGCAGGACGGACAGAAGGAGGTCTTGCATCATGGAGACAACGCATTGTCTCGTCGCAACATCCTGGTCATTCATCCCGTGTTCCCGGACAACAGCCTCTAGTGCCGCACTCACTGCACTGACCTGCTCCGGACCAGGAGGCAGAATCTCAGTCAGCATCACCTGCTCTTGCTTCTCCTGTAAACACAAACAAGCAAAAAGAGTTcaacacagttttaaatgcataaaaactaaaactgcacAATAACAGTATAATGGCATCATCTGTCAACAAACGTTAACTGTAAACATCTAAATGATGTTTTGCATAATAAGACTATTTCATACCTTGGCCCTCCTCTTGTGCCGTTTGTCTCGGATGTGTCTGTAAGCGTCAGACACAGAGTCCAGCAGAACATCGCACAGAGCGCAGGTGTAAAGTGCACCAGGGTTGCTGTGGGACCTCTGAAACAATTTGAAAAGGAGGAAAGTACAGACATCAGACAACAGCTGCAAAAATTATACAGTTATGGATCTTCTTAACGCAGCTGTACCTCATAAACACATCAAATATTGCATAACTGAAATAACTCTAAAGAAAGAATTACGCATCAGGTTTAACTACTCTAAAAAGGCTTATCAAagcaaattagggctgcaactaacaattatagtcataattgattaatctgcagattattttctctattaatcatttggtttataaaatatcAGGAAACAGTGAAAGATGCGCACACGTCTTAGAgcattaaatgtcttgttttgtctgaccaacagtccaataCCCAAAAATATTATACGTACTATAATTTGAGatcaagaaaagcagcaaatttcCCATTTGAGAAACTAAAACAACCACATTTTTGTAgattttgcttgaaaaataaatcgattatcaaaaataCTTGCATTAAAAGCAAATCTACATAAGGATGTATATTTGGGCTACAACACAGACAGCCCTTACCTTCTTCAGGCTGAAGATCTCTTCTCTGTTAAGCCGCCTCTCTGCCTGCCGTAGGCTCTGCAGCTCTTTGGCTGAGAGTGTGGACTCATCAATCATTGGGGCCTGGTTCTCTTCAGCATAACCTTTATTCTTGTTTCTGTTTCTCCGTCTTCTCCctgggaaagaaagaaatacaactttcaaaaatgtgtttgagaTGGCGTTAAATCAGTAATGTGTATATGGTATGGATGATGAAGTACTGTCAATTCTTACAGTCAGACTCAACTAGattttaatatacagtacatcacaGTGATCAGGAACAGAGTTGTAGGGGAGTAACTTGCACAGTGTAccccatttttaaaaaggtgaCCTGAGACTGCTGccttaggctgcattcacaccagatctaCCGGTGCGGTGAAAACGTATGTCCTCCATATAATTTTGAATGGGGGTAGTGCATTTGGgctgctgaaaaaaaacaaaacctgcagcataaaattaaaaacagaatcaacttttaGAAAAACGCAACCCGACATCACACTGCAGTGGCCAATCACGGAACCGACGATCTAGAGCTGTACAAGccagccatgagggaacaaaaaACGTTCATTGTCGCAGTCAATGGGCCATTAAAAAGGTGCTCTCCCGCACCACTGCAAcacctgatctggtgtgaatgcagccttggGCAGACTGccatagatttttttaaaaagtggaaaTAATCGTAAAAGTGTTCCTCTCTTTCCCCAGAGTCCGATTTCCAAATCCTCACCTGATTTATGACCACTGCCGTCAGCGTCCTCTCTCCCCCCCTGCTCCCTGTCCTCCCTTGGACTTTCTCCCTGGGTACTCCTCCTCCAGTGCTGCGAGCGCTCTCTCCAGTTATCTTCTCGAGTCCCACCACTGTTCTCAGAACCCGAGAACCACCGGGGGTCATCCTTCTGTGAGGGGCTGTGACCACCTCTGAATCCACCAGGGGAGTAGCTCAAGGGCCCCATTCCTCCCTTCTTGGGACTGGCCCGGTAGGGCCCGCCATAGTTCTTGCCCTGCTGACCTCCCTCTGGTCTGTAGTTGTGTCCTCGACCCTGTTCCTGGTTCCTCCAGCCTTCTGGCCTCTCtggcctctctgctctctctgctcctgctcctgctcctgctcctgctcctgctccccTCTCCCAGCCGCCTTGCCTGGCCTGATAAGGCCTGCCAGAGTTTTCCATGGTTCACTTCTGCTAAAACTGCAGGATGAAATGTTCCGTTAATATGAAATTTGTTCCTCATGTAATAAGATAAggtgaacctttattaatccccggagggaaattcaggtgtcaaagcagcaacatcagcaaacagagtgaaacacaggagaggtaaaggtatacaaaaattataaaaacaataatagagatataaaagatagagtggttagagtccaatcaaaactaatgaaaacatccTTGACACAAACTGTATGCCAACAGGAACATCTGCCAAACTTTTGACTTTGGAAGATGTCCTTTCTTTGGAGAAACAGCATGCCATTTTAGTTGCCTTTGTGCAGACACCGTCAATGGCAGCTAACAGCTCATCATATAATGTAAGTCAGTCAAGACTGTTACAAAACTTTTGCAGCTCAATAAAACACACCTACAATTTGAACTTGTGCCAACAGATACCTGGCGATAAATGATGTCATTTTAGCCCCCGTTTAACATAACGTTAGTTCATCCTACTTCTGAAAACTCAGATTAACCGTTAACAGACTTTTATTGGCTTTATTGTCGGTTGACAGTTCTAAACtgaaaatctgagtaaaaactAACGTTAACATTGGAGCTTCTCCTGTAACTAAACATTATCACTAACtaataaaacaatgacataacCTCAGTCTCCACCTCCActgttgttttttgtatgtgttcCAATTCTAGACCTTCCTTAgttttgcataataataataattataacaataataatgcattttagTATAAAAAAGGTAGGAAATGCACTTATAAACAATATAGGCTGCATTTTCATCACATGTGGGACACCATTTATCAAATGTGCAACTATACAACACCATTCCACATGTGAAAAATCACATAGATATAACGTTAAGGAGCGACTCGAGTTACCTGGCAACTGTGATGTGAGCTAACTCACCTGTGAGCTGACTTTAGGAGCTTGTTAttgctaactagctgttagcttcagCTAGTTAGCTTACTAGCTTACGtcacttcttcctcttcctcgaaTTAACGGTGTATAACTTTTATCACGCATGTAGCGTGACACCACCGTCAACTAATTACTGTCTTAATTAAACGTTAGCTAACTTATAGTCCAAACCGCTAACGTTAACTGTTAGCTATTAGCTTCACTAGCTAGGACAGCTAACTGCTAGCTAACGGTAGCTAACGTAGCAACAGCCACGGCCAATAGGAGGATAGGACACGCGTCATCAATACGTCATATATCCGGGGTaccacacatgcgcagtagagtCTGGTCTGCACTCAAGGCACAGTAAATAGcctatacatatcaacactagagataataTTTATAGGATAGACAATATAAGGAATATATTAGAACACACTAtgaatataccagactactacaactagcttataaaatatgaacatagaataacaataacatactatatacaatagcaaagtgAGCAAGTTACACATTTTgggtgtgcaagttacaatttctattttaaaataaaattagatGAGGTAGTGAACCAATATGCAATTTCCACATGTGCAAGATTATTACAGGACttaagtgctttacatatataaaagcaagataaaagagcacaatgtgcataagataaaaaatgaaaaaaagaatataaaactataagttaaaagaaaaaaattaaaaggataataaaaaacaatcaaaagaaagaagtaaagtgcagcatttgatcaattaagaaaAAGCGTCTGAGAACAGTTTTTGGTCTTGAGTCTAGATTTGAAAGTGGCCACTTAAGGTGCATCTTTGATCTCATCTGgaagttacactgcgcatgcgtcatacCTCATAAACCCAAGACcagtgacccagcctcctttctataggccttgtaCCAACAGCTAGCAACAGCTAACTAGCGTTGctgtttatttcagttttttcgTCAAGCTGCTCAAACTGCAGCTGCGTCAAAATGCAGCCGTCTGTTAAAAAGGTCAGCAATAATCATCCACAAAGAAtattaaagtcattaaaatacCTTTTGTAGGTGAGCAGAGGGCATAACTGGAGCCTGGTTCAGGTCTGACTCTGCATGATGGCTCTCTCGTCCTGCAACTGGAGTTTGAAAGATGAcgtatgtctgtctgttttgtAGTCGTCAGCTAAGCCCCGCCCACCGCAGCTCCCTCTGATTATTAGACaaaatcaatattattattaatcactaaatatattatataagtatGAACTGCATAGGTAGCGATTTGAAACAAAGTCAGTTTAGAAAAACTAAAATGGGAGATGAAGTTATGTCATTGTTATGGATAAACAATGACATAACCTCAGTCTCCACCTCCCttgttgttttttgtatgtgttcCAATTTTAGACCTTCCTTAgttttgcataataataataatcataacaataatgtggaaaaaaagataAGACTTTATAGATCCTGGGGGGAATTCATAAGCTACCTGGCAGTAgcctatataaaataaaataaaacatagctccacctttaccagcggCAACGCTAAAGTGATGTGCACATacatgcatcaataattacaatgaaatgggacattctgcataatgagtcattttacttttgatactttaagtatactttGATGCTcatgcttttgtacttttacttaagtattttttttttttaatgcaggacttttaattGTAACAGTTATTCTACAGTGTATTACTACTTAAATTTACAGTAAgtacaagatctgagtacttcttccatcgATGCTACTTGTATGTATGGTGTATGTGACATGTGTCTAAATTCTCCAgagacatttacatttatttatttaaaatgatctGACATGCCTAGGATGATCAGTAATGAGCCAAATTACAGGTTGCATCGACTCATCAATCAGTTAATCAACTAACAGGTTACTTTCTTCTCACAAATAGTTCTATAGCTGAATGTTAAatcacatagatagatagatagatagatagatagatagatagatagatagatagatagatagatagatagatagatagataaagtagatagataaataaatagatagatagatagatagatagatagatatactttTCCGTATaattgtcagtatgagccaagtatacatatgtatacttttgttaagtatatatctgataagtacataaaaagtaaactgaaagtatactctcttattttaaatttaaaagaagtatactaatagcacacttgaataacagtaaatacacagtaaatagcctatacatatcaacactacaGATAATATCTATAGGATACACAATATAaggaatatattagaatacactatgaATATGCCAGACTACTACTTAGtaaatagaataacaataacatacaaaagcaaagtgtgcaagttaaaatttttgttttaaaataaaattaaatgaggTGCTAAACCAATGTGCAATTTCCACATGTGCAAGATTATTACAGGACTAAAACAGAATGGAGTATGGATATTTCTGTGAAATGTTTGAACATTTCACATATAATAGCACAAGTGAAACAGCCATTTTCATTTGATGAATTCACATATTCACAAATCTAGTTTGTGAATGTAATATATTTAGCACATATGAAATTCATATTTCCAATGAAACGTttgtgaaaacatattttttacattcttttcaggacatatttatttatctattttgtcTCATGAAATGGGCCCACAGAGAGCAAAAGCTCTAACATATGGCTCAAGGTTTAGGGATAATTAGTTCCTTCATGGCACGTGATTGTTTGGCCTCGGTTGCCACGGCAACAGGAGAAAGGTGAAGCTGCAGGAGCGGGGAAGACCCCGGGAAAAGTGACGTCACCAGACGGAACTCCCACTCTCTATCACCACAACCAGCATCATCCAGGAGATCCAGGAGAAGACCGCTGCTGCAGCCGATGGAGGCTCCAGTGAGAGACAGCCAACAAACCGGAGATGGTGTCCTTTGTGAGCGGTGAATGTGGCTCAGCACAGGTCCAGCAGCGGCAGACGGTCCGGCTCAGGAAGCAGACACTCATGAACAAGTTGAGCGACTCCGGTTTCGAGGAAGACTTCTTGGGATCCTCCCCGACTTCATCCCCGGCTCCGGCTCCGGCTCGGATAGATGTGTCCCCGCTCCGTTCAGACGAGCCTCCTGCAGGACAGCAGCTGTCCAACTGGTTCCTCCAGTACGGAGACGTCGGTTTCCAGATCCAGATGGACAAAGAGGAGCAGTTCCACTCCTGCAAGAGCCTGGCACGACAGCCACAAGTAGGATATATAAGACACGTTATACAGTATTAGGTCAGATATTACACTGAAATGTAGCCAGTTACTGAATGGAAACCTTGGTAGCCTACAGTAGCCTATATTACAATATGTGTATTTAACCTTTTTTATGAGTTAGGTGACTTGTCTCCCAAATATTTAGCCTCACACTTCACATTAACTAAGAGACCAATGTATACAATcaaaacatattatattacatatgttatatatttatatgttttttttaatggacttCGAGTCTGTTAATAAagatgaactgaactgaactgattaCATATTGTCATCTAACATAATAGGTCATTTGTACATCTGATTTTATTGTTAAAGTTACCTTTTGGTTTCAAAATAGAGACAATATTTCAGAACAGTTATGAAAAGTTCATCtctattggaaaaaaaatgtgccacAATATTATGAAACCATCCAATAGATCTATTGAGAATCTAACTACTCAACTATATCATGTAGTTTTTACTATGTACCTCTCAATATCTCTGCATATgttgtcaataaaatgtaatagTCTCCTGAAATTAACAAAGAATTTTTGCCATTGTGGAACTAAAGAAAGACAGGAGTAGTTGCAGAATGCATGAATACTTTGGGATCaattaggcaaggcaaggcaaggcagctttatttgtatagcacatttcaacaacagggcaattcaaagtgctttacagaaacattcaagaaataattaaaacagttataaaaacataaaaacattaaaacattaaagattagaaaataaaaacaagctaaaaataaaagctaggatagaagctaaaattgcataaaactcaaaagagtaaaagttatagtgcagtgtcagaataaaaggcacccgcaaacaggaaagttttaagctttgttttaaaagaagtgagagttggagcggtcctgcaggtttctgggagcttgttccagatatttggtgcataaaaactgaacgctgcttctgcatgtttagttctgactctggggacactaagcagacctgatccagatgacctgagaggtctggatggttcataacacagcagaagatcagaaatgtattttggccctaaaccatttagtgctttgtaaaccagcagcagtattttgaaatcaattctctgagagacaggcagccagtgtagagacttcagaactggactgatgtgatccactttcttggtcttagtgaggactctagcagcagcgttctgaatcagctgcagctgtctgatcgattttttaggaagaccggtaaagacgccgttacagtagtcaagtcggctgaagataaatgcatggactagtttttccaaatcctgctgagacatcagtcctctaattcttcttatattcttcaggtgatagaaggctgtctttgtaattgtcttaatatggctgttaaagctcaggtctgagtccatgactacaccaaggtttctggcttggtctgagctttttaacatcacagattgtaggtgagcactaacctttaatctttcttttttggctccaaaaactacgacctcagttttgtctttgttcagctgaagaaaattacATGAACATATTTGAGAAACTGCTATAAAAATGGAACAGCAGGCTACAGAAAAggttttatatgtttattttcccATAAAGGGGGTAAACACATGCCACCTTTAAGTAACTGTCACTAAAATcctcatcctgtgtgtgtgtttaatttgcAGCTGACTGCAGAGGCCCGGTGTAAGCTCGTCAGCTGGCTCATCCCCGTACACAAACACTTCCGTCTGTCCTTCGAGTGCTGCTGCCTGGCGGTGAACATCATGGACAGGTTCATGGCCTCCACACCGGTGGCTGCTGACTGCTTCCAGCTGCTGGGTGTCACTGCACTCCTCCTAGCCAGCAAACAAGTGAGTGTGGTAAAAAAGCTCAATGAACAGATAGTTTGAATTTCATTCATTGTTAGAACTCACTCTCTTTATCTGTGTCACCCAGGTGGAGGTGTGCTCGCCGCAGATCAGTCATCTCTTGTCACTGTGCTGCGAGGCCTTCACTAAGGAGCAGCTCTGCAACCTGGAGTGTCTCATCCTCCTCCGTCTCAACTTCCGCCTCGCTGCTCCCACCCTGGCCTTTTTCCTTGACTATTACACCAACTGCGTCGAGGCTGCAGAGGTTGAGACTGAGATCACAGGTGGTGACAGGTTTGCAAGGTTGAATCCAGACACAAAAAGAGCCGGGCAGCAGTGCAGCAACCTCGCACGAAAGGTGTGCGAGTTGAGTCTGGCAGACTATGCTTTCAACAGATACCCGCCGTCTCTGACTGCTCGCTGTGCACTGAGGATAGCCAGTGAGCTACTGGAAACTGAACATGGGCTTGTTGAGCATGCAGATGAACTATGTAGCCAACCAGCTGAGAGCCCTGAGCTCTCTGAGGCAGTAAAgggtcacttcctgtctgtgagtCCAGGGAGCTACAACCACAATCTGGCCCAGGAGTGCAAAGACAACCTGAAGCTGTTGGTGTCATTAAACCAGGAGACATTGGAAGGGATGTCTGCCATGTGACCTCAAGTGTGCCATCATTCAGATGTTAGCAAAATGCCAAATTCCTCTCCACGTTGAGAGTTTTATTCTTGGGGTTATTTAGAGTAAAAGTTCAGAAGTTAAGTCTGGTGTTTATGCAAACCCATCTACTAAACCTCATGTATACCTCATAGACAATCAGTTGATTGAACTGAATGAAtgttttacaacatagtagtttatttattttactgatGCTATTGTTTATCAATGAAGTATATTAATATATTCtctttatttactgtatatgcaaTGACTTGCTGCAAGTTTTTACAAGATATGTTACTGTTTACCTCTTTAAATGAAGGACCTGGAAAAAATGTACTgtaattaattgtttttattatgaaataaatcagtaaattaatttgtgtttgtctcttaaatgataataaaatgtgaAGCCATAATTCACACTCACTTAGTTGATGTTTGATGAAAAACCACAAGGTCTTTTGTTCGAAACAAGTCTGTCCAGATGTCATGGAGACTGGATGACATGGATACGAAATCATGCAACTGTTGACACTTGTTCTAATATATTTGAGTG from Sebastes fasciatus isolate fSebFas1 chromosome 6, fSebFas1.pri, whole genome shotgun sequence includes the following:
- the ccno gene encoding cyclin-O; the encoded protein is MVSFVSGECGSAQVQQRQTVRLRKQTLMNKLSDSGFEEDFLGSSPTSSPAPAPARIDVSPLRSDEPPAGQQLSNWFLQYGDVGFQIQMDKEEQFHSCKSLARQPQLTAEARCKLVSWLIPVHKHFRLSFECCCLAVNIMDRFMASTPVAADCFQLLGVTALLLASKQVEVCSPQISHLLSLCCEAFTKEQLCNLECLILLRLNFRLAAPTLAFFLDYYTNCVEAAEVETEITGGDRFARLNPDTKRAGQQCSNLARKVCELSLADYAFNRYPPSLTARCALRIASELLETEHGLVEHADELCSQPAESPELSEAVKGHFLSVSPGSYNHNLAQECKDNLKLLVSLNQETLEGMSAM